In Castanea sativa cultivar Marrone di Chiusa Pesio chromosome 6, ASM4071231v1, a single window of DNA contains:
- the LOC142639517 gene encoding protein FAR1-RELATED SEQUENCE 5-like, producing the protein MAYQYFGDVVTFDTTYKTNKYDMPFAPFTGLNHHCQSILFGCALLQDETKQMFVWLFETWLQAMWGKEPKSIITDQDLAMGAAIAKRCIHESPSVEKFEEAWKSLILTYGLERNEWREGLYNIRESWIPVYNRNTFFAGMNTTQRSESINAFFDSFVNSRTTLKDFVVKFVKALDSRYKKERKEDFDSRHETPSLVIGSKIEHQAASTYTRTIFGKFQKELVCSNHFTKEKVEKNGTFYRYKVTSSFDPDDAFILNLNLESKVCECDCQLFEFMGIFCRHMLLIFQVKNIFQIPSHYILQRWTKEANKELKSIEYRSNFDDEHHMLKALRSIHVCQRVSQLSYLAEKFEDLYKMIISDLDHTLKKAFGMENELLEDKEDDKMDMHHKSGGSADIVEVEDCSVIVPLNIKDPHVSQIKG; encoded by the exons ATGGCTTATCAATACTTTGGGGATGTAGTGACATTTGACACAACTTACAAAACAAACAAGTATGATATGCCATTTGCTCCTTTTACGGGGTTAAACCATCATTGTCAATCAATTTTATTTGGTTGTGCATTGTTGCAAGATGAGACAAAACAAATGTTTGTGTGGCTATTTGAAACTTGGCTTCAAGCAATGTGGGGGAAGGAACCAAAATCTATTATTACGGATCAAGATTTAGCCATGGGTGCAGCTATTGCAAAG AGATGCATACATGAGTCACCTAGTGTGGAAAAATTTGAGGAGGCTTGGAAGAGCCTAATATTGACTTATGGCTTGGAGAGAAATGAATGGCGTGAAGGATTATATAATATTCGAGAGTCATGGATACCGGTTTACAATAGAAATACTTTCTTTGCGGGAATGAACACTACCCAGAGAAGTGAAAGCATCAATGCGTTCTTTGACTCCTTTGTTAACTCAAGAACTACATTAAAGGATTTTGTGGTCAAATTCGTAAAGGCGTTGGACAGTCgttataagaaagaaaggaaggaagACTTTGATTCAAGACATGAAACACCTTCTTTGGTAATTGGCTCAAAAATAGAGCATCAAGCTGCTTCTACATACACGAGAACCATATTTGGCAAGTTCCAAAAAGAATTGGTGTGTAGTAATCACTTTACAAAGGAAAAGGTTGAGAAAAATGGAACTTTTTATAGGTATAAAGTAACAAGTTCCTTTGATCCCGATGATGCATTTATTTTGAACCTGAACTTGGAATCAAAAGTTTGTGAATGTGACTGCCAACTTTTTGAGTTTATGGGAATTTTTTGTAGGCACATGTTATTAATCTTCCaggttaaaaatatttttcagattcCTAGCCACTACATCCTACAACGTTGGACAAAAGAAGCAAATAAAGAACTCAAAAGTATAGAATATAGATCAAACTTTGATGATGAGCATCATATGTTAAAAGCGTTACGAAGCATCCATGTTTGTCAACGTGTAAGTCAATTGTCTTACCTTGCTGAAAAATTTGAAGATTTATATAAAATGATAATCTCAGACTTAGACCACACCCTTAAGAAGGCTTTTGGAATGGAAAATGAATTGCTTGAAGATAAGGAAGATGATAAAATGGATATGCATCACAAGAGTGGTGGATCAGCTGACATTGTTGAAGTAGAAGACTGCTCTGTTATTGTTCCTTTGAATATAAAAGATCCACATGTATCACAAATCAAAGGTTGA